AATTGGAGTAACTGGGTAGGACTGTACACGCAGTCTTATGTTTTGAATCTGGTTCTTTGCAGATCAAAGAGAATCTCCTTGAGTACTCTTGCTCGTGTTGCAGGAGCTGACCACGCTCTATCAGCTTGTCAAACATACCGTCAAAACAGGTCTTTCCATCTCGAGTATACTTAAACTGTTCCAGGTGCTCACCTTCTATAAAAGGAATCGTTTTTCTAAACCCATATGTGAATCTTGCCCTTCTCTGAATGATGTTCCTGGGCTTCAGTCCCATCATGACAGCCCCTTTCATCACTGCCAGTCTCCCATTTTCTACTATCACAGTTGTGAGTTGAGGAAATTCTTGTTGAATTCTTTCCCTCACATAAGGTGACCCAGAATAACCTCCAACTAAAAGTAGACTGGCTATATTGTCATAACGACAGGCAGATTGAATTTCTTTGATTTTTGCAATGAGAACATCCACAGAGCTGT
This genomic stretch from Mya arenaria isolate MELC-2E11 chromosome 10, ASM2691426v1 harbors:
- the LOC128205000 gene encoding heat shock 70 kDa protein 12A-like; the protein is MYKDLVQYHKVGHRLTLSNAVVKEFFDSSVDVLIAKIKEIQSACRYDNIASLLLVGGYSGSPYVRERIQQEFPQLTTVIVENGRLAVMKGAVMMGLKPRNIIQRRARFTYGFRKTIPFIEGEHLEQFKYTRDGKTCFDGMFDKLIERGQLLQHEQEYSRRFSLICKEPDSKHKTACTVLPSYSNSQNFPSDLSLMG